In Arsenophonus sp. aPb, one DNA window encodes the following:
- a CDS encoding metal ABC transporter substrate-binding protein translates to MYKRPNLSSRHTFTGLKIIAILVLFNPIAYAKKFTVVTTFTIIQDIAQNVAGNAANVQSITKPGAEIHEYQPTPKDILKAHNADLILWNGLGLETWFNRFFENFKHIPAVTVTKGIKPMPIREGEYQGNPNPHAWMSAQNALIYIENIRAALVKYDPNNADIYNQNAKIYASEISKIDAPLRKRLAQIPQQKRWLVTSEGAFSYLAKDYGFKEAYLWPINAEEQGSPQQVRKVIDIVKKYHIPVVFSESTVSDKPAKQVSRETGAQYGGVLYVDSLSTSDGPVPTYIELLKTTVDTIAKGFGQ, encoded by the coding sequence ATGTATAAAAGACCCAACCTTTCATCTAGGCATACTTTTACTGGTTTAAAAATAATCGCTATTCTTGTTCTTTTTAATCCAATCGCATACGCAAAAAAATTTACCGTTGTCACTACTTTTACTATTATTCAAGATATTGCGCAAAATGTGGCCGGTAATGCCGCCAATGTCCAATCAATTACCAAACCTGGGGCAGAAATTCATGAATATCAACCAACTCCTAAAGATATATTAAAAGCGCATAATGCTGATTTAATTTTATGGAATGGTTTAGGACTTGAAACATGGTTTAATCGTTTTTTTGAAAACTTCAAACATATTCCTGCCGTTACTGTGACTAAAGGAATAAAACCGATGCCTATTCGAGAAGGTGAATATCAAGGTAATCCTAATCCTCATGCCTGGATGTCTGCCCAAAATGCATTGATCTATATTGAAAATATTCGAGCAGCACTGGTAAAATATGACCCTAATAATGCAGATATTTATAACCAAAATGCGAAAATATATGCTAGTGAAATTAGCAAAATTGATGCACCGCTACGGAAAAGACTGGCACAAATCCCACAGCAAAAACGCTGGTTAGTTACTAGTGAAGGTGCTTTTAGTTATCTCGCTAAAGATTATGGTTTTAAAGAAGCTTATTTGTGGCCAATTAATGCAGAAGAACAAGGTTCACCGCAACAAGTTCGTAAAGTTATTGATATTGTAAAAAAATACCATATTCCAGTCGTGTTTAGCGAAAGTACTGTTTCTGATAAACCAGCGAAACAAGTAAGTCGAGAAACCGGGGCGCAATATGGTGGTGTACTCTATGTTGACTCTCTTTCTACTTCTGATGGCCCAGTCCCAACATATATAGAATTATTAAAAACTACCGTTGATACTATTGCAAAAGGTTTTGGTCAATAA
- a CDS encoding transglycosylase SLT domain-containing protein, translating to MEEQTESEPLKTPYDVAIRQAAQRYGIDENLIRAIIKVESNFRVNAVSKSNAIGLMQVKASTAGRDAYRLQGKAGQPTTSQLKDPVINIDVGTAYIRFIQDNHLFGIQDPKVLYYATVVAYVNGAGALLRIFDNNRHVAIDKINKLSAEEFYQHIQTKHPNAQAPRYLWKIKNAYNSIAMID from the coding sequence ATGGAGGAACAAACCGAAAGTGAACCGTTAAAAACGCCTTATGATGTTGCAATTAGACAAGCAGCGCAACGCTATGGTATTGATGAAAACTTAATTAGAGCCATTATTAAAGTGGAGTCTAATTTTCGTGTTAATGCAGTGAGTAAATCCAATGCGATAGGTTTAATGCAAGTTAAGGCTTCTACTGCTGGTCGTGATGCATATCGGCTACAAGGTAAAGCGGGGCAACCTACCACGAGTCAGCTTAAAGATCCGGTTATTAATATTGATGTGGGAACAGCCTATATACGTTTTATTCAAGATAATCATTTATTCGGTATTCAAGACCCTAAAGTTCTTTATTATGCAACTGTGGTTGCTTATGTTAATGGTGCTGGCGCATTATTACGCATTTTTGATAACAATCGTCATGTTGCGATCGATAAAATTAATAAGCTGTCCGCAGAAGAGTTTTATCAACATATTCAAACAAAACATCCAAATGCACAAGCACCGCGTTATCTTTGGAAAATTAAAAATGCATACAATTCAATAGCTATGATAGATTAG
- the thrS gene encoding threonine--tRNA ligase, with the protein MPVITLPDGSQRQYEHAVSVMDIANDIGSGLAKACIAGRVNGELVDANDQINNDAQLAIITSKDLEGLEIIRHSCAHLLGHAIKQLWPTTKMAIGPIIENGFYYDVDLEQALTQEDLEKLEQRMHELAEKNYDVIKKRVSWQEARDTFVARGEDYKVKILDENINKDDHPGLYYHEEYIDMCRGPHVPNMRFCHYFKLQKVAGAYWRGNSDNKMLQRIYGTAWANKKQLAAYLLRLEEAAKRDHRKIGKQLDLYHMQEEAPGMAFWHNDGWVIFRELETFIRTKLNEYQYQEVKGPLMMDRILWEKTGHWENYKENMFTTSSENREYCIKPMNCPGHVQIFNQGLRSYRDLPLRMAEFGSCHRNEPSGALHGLMRVRGFTQDDAHIFCTEDQILTEVKSCIKMIYDVYATFGFEKIAVKLSTRPEKRIGTDAQWDRAESDLAKALGDIEFDYQPGEGAFYGPKIEFTLYDCLDRAWQCGTVQLDFSLPSRLGASYVDENNERQVPVMIHRAVLGSLERFIGILTEQYAGFFPTWLAPLQIVIINITDAQADFVQKVVKKLSNFGIRVKADLRNEKIGFKIREHTLRRVPYMLVCGDKEVKSNQVSVRTRDGKDLGTFDVTEFAERVLDEIRTRRIYQLEE; encoded by the coding sequence ATGCCAGTTATTACTCTTCCTGACGGAAGTCAACGTCAATATGAGCATGCTGTTTCAGTAATGGATATTGCAAATGATATTGGCTCAGGCCTTGCAAAAGCCTGTATAGCCGGTCGTGTTAATGGTGAACTTGTTGATGCTAATGATCAGATTAATAATGATGCTCAATTAGCCATTATTACGAGTAAAGATCTTGAGGGCTTAGAGATTATCCGTCACTCATGCGCACATTTACTCGGTCATGCGATTAAACAATTATGGCCAACGACTAAAATGGCAATTGGGCCTATCATTGAAAATGGTTTTTATTATGACGTTGATCTGGAGCAAGCTTTAACTCAGGAAGATTTAGAAAAACTTGAACAGCGGATGCACGAACTTGCTGAAAAGAACTATGATGTTATCAAAAAGCGGGTTAGTTGGCAGGAAGCAAGGGATACGTTTGTTGCTCGAGGTGAGGATTATAAAGTTAAAATTTTGGATGAAAATATTAATAAAGATGATCATCCTGGACTTTATTATCATGAAGAATATATTGATATGTGTCGTGGGCCGCATGTTCCTAATATGCGTTTTTGTCATTACTTCAAATTACAAAAAGTGGCTGGTGCCTATTGGCGCGGTAATAGCGACAATAAAATGTTACAAAGGATCTATGGAACAGCTTGGGCCAATAAAAAACAGTTAGCGGCTTATTTATTACGTTTAGAAGAAGCAGCTAAGCGAGATCATCGTAAGATAGGGAAACAACTTGATCTTTATCATATGCAGGAAGAAGCTCCAGGTATGGCGTTTTGGCATAATGATGGTTGGGTAATATTTCGTGAATTGGAAACCTTTATCCGTACTAAATTAAATGAATATCAATACCAGGAAGTAAAAGGTCCATTGATGATGGATCGCATTCTTTGGGAAAAAACAGGTCACTGGGAAAACTATAAAGAAAACATGTTTACCACATCATCGGAAAATCGAGAATATTGTATAAAACCGATGAATTGCCCAGGCCATGTTCAGATATTTAATCAAGGCTTGAGATCTTATCGTGATTTGCCATTACGTATGGCAGAGTTTGGCAGTTGTCACCGTAATGAGCCATCAGGCGCTTTACATGGCTTGATGCGCGTACGTGGTTTTACCCAAGATGATGCGCATATTTTTTGTACTGAAGATCAGATTTTAACTGAAGTGAAAAGTTGCATTAAAATGATTTATGATGTTTATGCAACCTTTGGTTTTGAAAAAATTGCTGTTAAATTGTCAACCCGGCCAGAAAAACGGATAGGCACTGATGCGCAATGGGATCGTGCAGAAAGCGATCTCGCTAAGGCACTAGGGGATATTGAATTTGATTATCAACCCGGTGAAGGTGCATTTTATGGGCCTAAAATTGAGTTTACTCTGTATGATTGTTTGGATCGGGCTTGGCAATGTGGTACTGTACAGCTTGATTTCTCATTACCGAGTCGTTTAGGTGCTTCCTATGTAGATGAAAATAATGAACGTCAGGTGCCTGTGATGATTCATCGCGCTGTTTTAGGATCACTTGAACGTTTTATTGGGATTTTAACTGAGCAGTATGCAGGTTTCTTCCCAACCTGGTTAGCACCATTACAAATTGTTATAATAAATATCACGGATGCACAAGCTGATTTTGTACAAAAAGTAGTAAAAAAATTGAGTAATTTTGGTATTCGTGTAAAAGCAGACTTGAGAAACGAGAAAATAGGCTTTAAAATTCGTGAGCATACTTTGCGTCGCGTTCCTTATATGTTAGTTTGTGGTGATAAAGAAGTTAAATCGAATCAGGTATCTGTTCGAACCCGTGATGGGAAGGATTTAGGAACATTTGACGTCACAGAATTTGCAGAAAGAGTGCTTGATGAAATTCGCACTCGTCGTATTTATCAACTGGAGGAATAA
- the infC gene encoding translation initiation factor IF-3: MKGGKRIQTARPNRINTEIRASEVRLTGLDGEQIGIISLKEALEKAEEAGVDLVEISPNAEPPVCRIMDYGKFLYEKSKSLKEQKKKQRVIQVKEIKFRPGTDEGDYQVKLRNLIRFLEDGDKAKITLRFRGREMAHQQIGIDMLNRIKNDLDDMSVVESFPSKIEGRQMIMVLAPKKK, translated from the coding sequence ATTAAAGGCGGAAAAAGAATTCAAACGGCGCGCCCGAATCGTATTAATACGGAGATTCGTGCTTCTGAAGTTCGTTTAACTGGTTTAGATGGCGAGCAGATTGGTATTATCAGTCTAAAAGAAGCTCTTGAAAAAGCCGAGGAAGCTGGTGTTGATTTAGTCGAAATCAGTCCAAATGCCGAGCCGCCGGTTTGCCGTATCATGGATTACGGCAAGTTCCTCTATGAGAAGAGTAAATCGCTCAAAGAGCAGAAAAAGAAACAAAGAGTTATTCAGGTAAAGGAAATTAAATTCCGACCTGGTACAGATGAAGGTGATTATCAGGTCAAACTACGCAACCTGATTCGCTTTCTGGAAGATGGTGATAAAGCCAAAATCACGTTACGGTTTCGTGGTCGTGAAATGGCGCACCAACAAATCGGTATTGATATGCTTAATCGTATCAAAAACGATTTGGATGATATGTCAGTCGTCGAATCTTTTCCAAGCAAGATCGAAGGCCGTCAGATGATCATGGTGCTTGCACCGAAAAAGAAATAG
- the rpmI gene encoding 50S ribosomal protein L35, with protein MPKIKTVRGAAKRFKKTASGGFKRKHANLRHILTKKSTKRKRHLRPKTLVSKGDLGLVVACLPYA; from the coding sequence ATGCCAAAGATTAAAACAGTACGTGGTGCGGCAAAACGTTTTAAAAAAACTGCCAGTGGTGGTTTTAAGCGTAAGCATGCTAACCTTCGTCATATTCTGACTAAAAAGTCAACTAAGCGTAAGCGTCATTTACGACCAAAGACCCTGGTTTCTAAAGGTGATCTGGGTTTGGTAGTGGCTTGTTTGCCATACGCATAA
- the rplT gene encoding 50S ribosomal protein L20, protein MARVKRGVIARARHKKILKQAKGYYGARSRVYRVAFQAVIKAGQYAYRDRRQRKRQFRQLWIARINAAARQNGLSYSRFINGLKKASIEIDRKILSDIAVFDKVAFAALVEKAKSALA, encoded by the coding sequence ATGGCTCGCGTAAAACGTGGTGTAATAGCCCGCGCACGTCACAAAAAAATATTAAAGCAAGCGAAAGGTTACTATGGTGCCCGTTCGCGTGTTTATCGTGTTGCTTTCCAGGCGGTAATTAAAGCCGGTCAGTATGCTTATCGTGACCGTCGTCAGCGTAAGCGTCAGTTCCGTCAATTATGGATCGCACGTATTAACGCTGCTGCTCGTCAGAATGGTTTGTCTTATAGTCGTTTCATTAATGGCCTGAAAAAAGCCTCAATTGAAATTGACCGTAAGATCTTATCTGATATTGCTGTTTTTGATAAAGTTGCATTTGCAGCATTAGTCGAGAAAGCAAAAAGCGCGTTAGCTTAA
- the pheS gene encoding phenylalanine--tRNA ligase subunit alpha: MPHLVELVAQAKAAIEKAQDVAALDSVRVEFLGKKGHLTLQMSTLRNLPAEERPAAGAVINQAKQEVQHTLNMRKEQLENVLLNARLVAEKIDISLPGRQTENGSLHPVTRTIDRIEEFFGELGFSVVCGPEIEDDYHNFDALNIPAHHPARASHDTFWFDTTRLLRTQTSGVQIRTMKGKQPPIRIIAPGRVYRNDYDQTHTPMFHQTEGLIVDKNISFTNLKGTLHDFLNHFFEEKTRVRFRPSYFPFTEPSAEVDVMGKNGKWLEVLGCGMVHPNVLRNVGIDPDLYSGFAFGMGMERLTMLRYGVTDLRAFFENDLRFLKQFR, encoded by the coding sequence ATGCCACATCTCGTCGAGTTGGTTGCGCAGGCAAAAGCAGCCATAGAAAAAGCTCAGGATGTTGCTGCGTTGGATTCAGTGCGTGTTGAGTTTTTAGGTAAAAAAGGCCATTTAACACTACAGATGTCAACGTTGCGTAATCTACCTGCAGAAGAACGCCCTGCAGCAGGAGCCGTTATTAATCAAGCAAAACAAGAAGTTCAGCATACATTGAATATGCGTAAAGAGCAGTTAGAAAATGTGTTATTGAATGCTCGATTAGTGGCAGAGAAAATCGATATTTCATTACCTGGTCGCCAAACTGAAAATGGTAGTCTTCATCCAGTAACCCGTACCATTGATCGTATTGAAGAATTCTTTGGTGAACTTGGTTTTTCTGTTGTTTGCGGTCCTGAAATAGAAGATGACTATCACAATTTTGATGCTTTAAATATCCCTGCACACCATCCTGCTCGAGCTTCACATGATACTTTCTGGTTTGATACTACGCGTCTATTACGTACACAAACTTCAGGTGTTCAAATTCGCACAATGAAAGGTAAACAACCACCGATTCGTATTATTGCCCCTGGTCGTGTATACCGGAATGATTATGATCAAACTCATACGCCAATGTTCCACCAAACAGAGGGCTTGATTGTTGATAAAAATATTAGTTTTACCAATTTAAAAGGTACACTACATGACTTTTTAAATCATTTTTTTGAAGAAAAAACCCGTGTTCGTTTTCGACCATCATATTTTCCATTCACTGAACCTTCAGCTGAAGTCGATGTGATGGGTAAAAATGGTAAATGGTTAGAAGTGTTAGGTTGTGGCATGGTACATCCAAATGTATTACGCAATGTTGGTATTGATCCTGACTTATATTCTGGTTTTGCCTTTGGGATGGGAATGGAGCGCTTAACGATGTTACGTTATGGTGTGACCGATTTACGTGCTTTTTTTGAAAATGATCTTCGTTTTCTTAAACAATTTAGATAA
- the pheT gene encoding phenylalanine--tRNA ligase subunit beta — translation MKLSEFWLREWVNPAISSEALSEQMTMAGLEIDDVKPVAGQFQGVLVGEIVECVQHPNADKLRLTKVNIGAEQLLNIVCGAPNCRQGLKVAVATIGAVLPDNFKIKATKLRGELSEGMLCSYSELAISDDHAGIIELPHDAPVGIDIRSYLQLDDHIFEVSLTPNRADCLSMLGIARDIAAINNLALNTVKIEPVKGTDAGVFPIRVEAPMACPRFLGRVIKGIDITAPTPIWMKEKLRRGGIRAIDPVVDITNFVLLELGQPLHAYDLDCLNGAIIVRMAKQDETLVLLDDSEVTLKQDTLVIADEKGALGIAGIFGGKHSSVKQNTTNILLESAFFDPLTIAGRARNYGLHTEASHRFERGVDPQLQYKAMERATRLIVEICGGDAGNIIDVSHQTSLPQVAKITLTRRKLDRLIGHSIPDINVNQILQRLGCQVISEQDSWQVVAPSWRFDMRIEEDLIEEVARVYGYNNIPNVPLRADLVMTPRCESVLPLKRVKTLLIDRGYNEAITYSFVDPKIQQLLHPDSDAMILPDPISTDMSAMRLSLLPGLLTTVIYNQNRQQNRIRLFETGLRFVPDTSAEHGIRQELMLAGVITGNRYEEHWLQEKRAVDFFDIKGDVEAILELTGKLDNIIYKAHSNPALHPGQSAGIYLNNNYIGYVGVIHPELENKLNLNGRTLIFELLWDTVAERVIPKANMISRFPANRRDIAVVVPEEVATADVLAECKKIGINHIVGINLFDVYCGKGVAEGYKSLAISLILQDTNRTLEEEEIAATVDKCVAALKRRFQASLRD, via the coding sequence ATGAAATTGAGTGAATTTTGGTTACGTGAATGGGTAAATCCAGCAATAAGCAGTGAAGCCTTATCAGAGCAAATGACGATGGCGGGTTTGGAGATTGATGATGTTAAACCTGTAGCCGGTCAATTCCAAGGTGTGTTAGTTGGTGAGATTGTTGAATGTGTGCAACATCCTAATGCAGATAAATTGCGGTTAACAAAGGTCAATATTGGGGCTGAACAGTTACTCAATATTGTCTGTGGAGCACCAAATTGCCGACAAGGATTAAAAGTCGCTGTGGCAACCATTGGCGCGGTTTTACCTGATAATTTTAAAATAAAAGCAACAAAACTACGCGGTGAGCTTTCTGAGGGTATGCTTTGTTCTTATTCAGAACTTGCCATTTCTGATGACCATGCAGGTATTATTGAGCTACCACACGACGCGCCTGTTGGTATCGATATTCGTAGCTACTTGCAACTTGATGACCATATTTTCGAAGTAAGTTTGACGCCGAATCGTGCTGATTGTTTAAGTATGTTAGGTATCGCACGCGATATTGCGGCTATCAATAACCTTGCGTTAAATACGGTAAAGATTGAACCAGTTAAAGGCACTGATGCAGGGGTTTTTCCTATTCGGGTAGAAGCGCCTATGGCGTGCCCCCGTTTTTTAGGCCGAGTAATAAAAGGTATTGATATTACAGCGCCAACCCCTATTTGGATGAAAGAAAAATTACGTCGTGGAGGGATCCGTGCTATTGATCCAGTGGTTGATATTACTAATTTTGTGTTATTAGAGTTAGGTCAGCCTTTACATGCTTATGATCTTGATTGTTTAAATGGCGCGATAATTGTTCGCATGGCGAAACAGGATGAAACATTAGTTTTACTTGATGACAGTGAAGTGACTTTGAAGCAAGATACTTTAGTCATCGCCGATGAGAAAGGTGCCTTAGGGATTGCCGGAATTTTTGGCGGCAAGCACTCTAGTGTCAAGCAAAATACCACCAATATCTTGTTAGAGAGTGCTTTTTTCGATCCATTAACAATTGCTGGTCGAGCACGTAATTATGGTCTTCATACTGAGGCTTCACACCGTTTTGAACGGGGTGTCGATCCACAGCTGCAATATAAAGCCATGGAGCGTGCAACCAGATTAATCGTTGAAATTTGTGGTGGTGATGCTGGAAATATTATTGATGTTAGCCATCAAACTAGCTTACCACAAGTGGCAAAAATAACCCTGACTCGACGAAAACTTGATCGTTTAATTGGTCATAGTATCCCGGATATTAATGTTAATCAGATCCTTCAACGTTTAGGTTGCCAAGTGATTAGTGAGCAAGATAGTTGGCAAGTGGTTGCTCCATCTTGGCGTTTTGATATGCGAATTGAAGAAGATTTGATTGAAGAAGTCGCTCGTGTTTATGGTTATAATAATATACCCAATGTACCGTTACGTGCTGATTTAGTCATGACCCCTCGTTGTGAATCCGTTCTGCCATTAAAACGAGTGAAAACGTTATTAATTGATCGTGGTTACAATGAAGCGATTACCTACAGTTTTGTTGATCCTAAAATTCAGCAACTGCTGCATCCAGATTCCGATGCGATGATTTTACCTGATCCTATTTCAACTGATATGTCGGCAATGCGGCTTTCATTATTGCCTGGCTTATTAACGACAGTAATTTACAATCAAAATCGCCAACAAAATCGTATTCGACTGTTTGAAACTGGATTACGATTTGTGCCGGATACATCAGCAGAACATGGTATTCGGCAAGAATTGATGTTAGCAGGCGTGATTACTGGCAATCGCTATGAAGAGCACTGGTTACAAGAAAAACGCGCTGTTGATTTTTTTGATATAAAAGGTGACGTTGAAGCAATACTGGAATTAACCGGAAAATTAGACAATATTATTTATAAGGCTCACTCGAATCCTGCACTTCATCCCGGACAAAGCGCTGGGATTTATCTGAATAATAATTATATTGGATATGTAGGTGTTATTCATCCAGAACTGGAAAATAAGCTAAATTTGAATGGTAGAACACTTATTTTTGAATTGCTGTGGGATACTGTTGCCGAGCGCGTTATCCCTAAAGCAAATATGATTTCACGTTTCCCTGCCAATCGACGAGATATTGCTGTTGTAGTACCAGAAGAGGTAGCAACGGCGGATGTATTGGCTGAATGCAAGAAAATTGGCATAAATCATATAGTTGGCATAAACTTGTTTGACGTGTACTGTGGTAAAGGTGTAGCGGAAGGTTATAAGAGCCTTGCTATTAGCTTAATCTTGCAGGATACAAATCGTACTCTGGAAGAAGAAGAGATTGCCGCAACTGTTGATAAATGTGTAGCTGCGTTAAAACGGCGATTCCAAGCATCCTTGAGGGACTAA
- the ihfA gene encoding integration host factor subunit alpha, translating to MALTKAEMSESLFEKLGISKRDAKDLVELFFEEVRRSLENGEQVKLSGFGNFDLRDKSQRPGRNPKTGEDIPITARRVVTFRPGQKLKGRVEKIKPHK from the coding sequence ATGGCGCTTACAAAAGCTGAAATGTCAGAAAGTCTGTTCGAAAAACTGGGTATAAGCAAACGTGATGCAAAAGACCTAGTTGAACTTTTCTTTGAAGAAGTTCGTCGTTCATTAGAAAATGGGGAGCAGGTGAAACTGTCAGGGTTTGGTAATTTTGATCTGCGTGATAAAAGTCAACGTCCAGGTCGAAATCCAAAGACTGGAGAAGATATTCCCATCACTGCTCGTCGAGTGGTGACTTTTCGACCAGGGCAAAAGTTGAAAGGCCGGGTTGAAAAGATAAAGCCTCATAAATAA